The genomic window aacaaaattctatgATCATGTAAATCAAATCCTACATAAATTCATCAAGATTATTTAtcatcaaacaaaaaaattgattaaatcatGAATGATTTCTTGCATATTAAGCAAAATGGCAAGGTGCACGAGCACTTTCCTTTTTCATTATAGAACATAGTTCCGTATAACGTCTTTAATTTTCCGCCGACACACGGGACATTTTCCCTTCCTCCTCTTGAGCCGCTTGGCACACGGGTAACAACACACTTGATGTCCCGTGGATCCGTGGATGATGCTGCCTGTTTTGGGTCTCTTTAAACAAATAACACACGGGTCCTCCGGCCCCTTCTGTATCGGCGACTGGCTGCGGTAGTTCAGCAGAGATCGCCGCGTCCCCAGCTCGTGGAGTTCCATGGTTTGCGAGGGCGTGGTGTCTTGACTGGACAGACACACCCCCGAGTCAAAGTCGTCCTTCACCTTCTTACTGGAGTCCGTGTCCTCACTGGACAGTGACCGCTTTCTCTTCTCTGCCAGCCAGCCGGGCCGGATCTTCCAACAGTAGATACAATGGCGCTGTGGGGGTTTGTTCTTAGTCCCGCACTCACATGCCCAGTGGTCctgaaacaaaaaatcaaagtactgagaatCACTCAGcatgttttgatatttaaaaattgatcttaCCCAGTTTATAAGAACTATAtgtattatgttaaaaaatttagtCTGGCTCAATAAATCTTAAAGCAATTAATTGTGCTGTTTGACTGGAATTTAGTATTTCACAACAATGCCAATATTTATCACTCTTGCAACACAAACTACACAAAAACTGTCATTGTCTTCTACGTAAAAAACTTTCGAttctacaaattaaaatgatataatttgaaactcaattttttgtatcttcaaaaaaaaaacatatactgaagagatttcaaattttaaaatacagtcATGTAAATccatctatatacatgtactgtacttACTGCTTCGTTCCACTCGGTGTCGCTCTCATCCGCCCAAAATTCCACATCACTGTCTGAACACACCACAATTACACTCTGTGGAAataatgatttgaaattttacacatgtaaattTATCCATCTATTAGAGCCATTTTAataggagcttggactttgggtagttgagtCAAGCAGCAATGTGACATAGgactgtctatttcattgctgcaCACAGcaatggctctttgaaatcaacaagatttgtctggtttTTGATCTAAGACTACACATTATGCATACATATGTATTTCACacaaaccagcgtcatttttaacctgttttgatgcaagaaatagatagttatgcactactgaaagtccaaggtcttgttaaaaatgGTTCTAGTCTCTAGTACACTTCAATACAAACAATTTGTTTTGCAAGTTTATCCTTGGCATTAAATTTCAAAGAATTGAATAAATCAGTTTAAAGTGGGGTAGTAAACACAAAATACCATAGAATCACTGGAAGTCCTTACTCAGAGTATAGCATATTAATTTTGTCATACCCCTGATCCTAATCCATGAATTACACCAACTCAAATGGTTACATGAAATCAGCGTCGTAAAAAGTTTACATCAACTCGTTGAACTTACCTGCCCTGAGACGACTGATGAAGACTCGGATAAGATATCCGTGGGCTCTGAATCCTCCAGTTCATACTCAATAGAGAATGTATCCGATTCCTGCGGACCTTCCTCCTCCAGGAACCAAAGGTCGTCGGATGAATCCTCAGGCTTACTGGAGGAACCTTCCTGCTGTTATGAGGAAGGATACTGGATTAATTCACTTATAATTATCAACAAAAGTACTGGTATTGATATTGatcttgatatatatttttattttatcataataaagtacatgtacaagacaCTTATAACAAAGTGCCAGGGATGGGCGATTGGGCTTCGATATAAGCATagttcattacatgtatatccgtCAAGTTCACAACAAATAATAAAGTCAAGAGGAATGAAAATCTCTTTGCATTATAAACATGTTTGccataaccgtgttttactgtacttaaCTATCAGCATACCTGACTACTGGGTGGAGGAACAGAGCCACTAGCGCCTGACGTACTTGGCTGATTCTGATctgaaaattgaataatattcaCTGATAAAAGTTCTCCACTTTTAGTTGAGCAATATAGGACAACAAAAATGTATGCACAGCATCACAGTGTTATAACAAGCGTAGAAAGTACAAAACCTGTTCCAGTTCTCCCAGCCTTTCTCCGTTTTGGCCTCGGTCGTCGTTTTGAGCGGCGCCTGGGCTGCCTACTATCCCCTGCCTCCCTGGAGGTCCCCGGGGGTGAGTTAGACGTGGACTGGACTGAGGAAGCACCGCTTGAGCTGGATGAGCTGACAGTGCTTGCAATGACAGAGGCCGGGTGACACAGGCCTATACAAACCACTGGGCTAAACCCCTGATAATGAAAGGAACTCTCCTCATTGATTGTCAATAAACCTTATAGAATATGCTTAAATTCCTTTTCTGAATAAAGACTTCAGTGGGAGGCACAGGTCTATACACACCACAAGGCTACATTCCTTGATAATGAAACTACAACTCCTTGTTATTAATGACCTTTAGACATTACACTTAAAATCTTTTCTAAATTtagatttatcaaattaatatcCAATAAATTCTTCAATGCATTTACATGGGTACCATTCATATTTGTGAGCATTAGTTTTGTCAAATTTGATAGAtttagtaaaatgcacattttcaaGGATATACATAAATTTTGAGTTCATGGCTCTACCATGTTTTTTCAACTTATTTTACTTCGATgagcaattttgaaaaaatttcttGGATCCGCTCAGCAACAAAATAACCACTGTGACAGAAATCGTTCAATAAAAAGTGACTGTTGAGAGCAATACAGCTCAGACTTACCTCCCCTGAAACATGAGTGATTTGTGTGGAGGTGGCAGCACCGGTCCCCTGATGGCTCCTACCCACAGGTCGCGCTACCAAGATCTGAGTTTTCTTCAGTTGAGAGTCGGGCAGCTGGTTACAGTTTTTGTGAATCAGGTGTCTAATTAACaggttaaaataaaacaattacgaactttaaaaaagagaaaatttaaacttttcaaataattatattatttctcTGAACTTTACTATGACCTTTGATAATGTCTGCAAGATCTATTCTTGTGAAGAATCAATGCAATATGAGTACTCACAGAACTTCTGATATGGTGAACTTCTGGACATTGAAGACACGACCAAGCTCATCCTCACCGCAGTTGACCTCTCGGGGGTCATGAGGGTTATATAACCGCTTCCTGAAGACATATTCCTTTAGATAGTGAcacatctacaaaataaaatcccTTCAGGCTTGAAAAAATATGGGCCCTACTGACATATTCATTGTAATAGTGGAAAATCTTAATATTGAAAAAGTATCCGCTGTAAAAATAGGGTAACATTGACTTATCCCATTGAATAAGTGACACATCTACTTAAATAtcctacatgtacttgaataaACACATGTATTTAAGTAAATGCATTATTCAATATCAAAGCCTTTACACAAAATAATCCAGCAAAATATAGTACATTCTCAAAAACATCCTAATTCCTCTTTGTTATGAAATATGGTTTACCTCTTTCTTTGTCAAAAAATCACAATCTGCCCCTCCGCTCTTTAGGATTTTCAGGAACTCTTTTTTAGGTCTGAACTATAaattggagagaaaaaaattcaaaactcaGATGAAATTTCACCTCATACTCAACAAAGCTTATTGAGAGTCCAGATACAAGTCTCATTTCTTAGGGAGTCTACCAACTCAGTTCCtattataaaatcaacttttaaacaaatttccattttaaatgatttgcaAATGGTTTCAACTGACAACTTTTGAACCAAAACTAATCATTCCAATAATACATATTACAGTCATACATGTACCTCCCTATTTTATAATCTTGACTGAACTGGACCAAGATATAAAATCTTTGAGATAGTCAGGAATTCAAGATCATATTAAAAAACTTCCAGTTCACTTTGACAACATATTTGTGATAAATATTCCgcaattcattttgaaaatttgaaggacCCCTCTTAATCATATCCATGAGTCCAAAGTCAA from Magallana gigas chromosome 9, xbMagGiga1.1, whole genome shotgun sequence includes these protein-coding regions:
- the LOC105324709 gene encoding E3 ubiquitin-protein ligase Mdm2 isoform X1: MPSGFQMVISICLRTGMSQAQKVGSSPKLESDRGQTENNGTEKLEESVTSTVAETEQAERQRALVRASSNRALNHQPQTSGPAAGSSPSHMIVSEEITVGVPLFRPKKEFLKILKSGGADCDFLTKKEMCHYLKEYVFRKRLYNPHDPREVNCGEDELGRVFNVQKFTISEVLHLIHKNCNQLPDSQLKKTQILVARPVGRSHQGTGAATSTQITHVSGEGFSPVVCIGLCHPASVIASTVSSSSSSGASSVQSTSNSPPGTSREAGDSRQPRRRSKRRPRPKRRKAGRTGTDQNQPSTSGASGSVPPPSSQQEGSSSKPEDSSDDLWFLEEEGPQESDTFSIEYELEDSEPTDILSESSSVVSGQSVIVVCSDSDVEFWADESDTEWNEADHWACECGTKNKPPQRHCIYCWKIRPGWLAEKRKRSLSSEDTDSSKKVKDDFDSGVCLSSQDTTPSQTMELHELGTRRSLLNYRSQSPIQKGPEDPCVICLKRPKTGSIIHGSTGHQVCCYPCAKRLKRRKGKCPVCRRKIKDVIRNYVL
- the LOC105324709 gene encoding E3 ubiquitin-protein ligase Mdm2 isoform X2, which encodes MSQAQKVGSSPKLESDRGQTENNGTEKLEESVTSTVAETEQAERQRALVRASSNRALNHQPQTSGPAAGSSPSHMIVSEEITVGVPLFRPKKEFLKILKSGGADCDFLTKKEMCHYLKEYVFRKRLYNPHDPREVNCGEDELGRVFNVQKFTISEVLHLIHKNCNQLPDSQLKKTQILVARPVGRSHQGTGAATSTQITHVSGEGFSPVVCIGLCHPASVIASTVSSSSSSGASSVQSTSNSPPGTSREAGDSRQPRRRSKRRPRPKRRKAGRTGTDQNQPSTSGASGSVPPPSSQQEGSSSKPEDSSDDLWFLEEEGPQESDTFSIEYELEDSEPTDILSESSSVVSGQSVIVVCSDSDVEFWADESDTEWNEADHWACECGTKNKPPQRHCIYCWKIRPGWLAEKRKRSLSSEDTDSSKKVKDDFDSGVCLSSQDTTPSQTMELHELGTRRSLLNYRSQSPIQKGPEDPCVICLKRPKTGSIIHGSTGHQVCCYPCAKRLKRRKGKCPVCRRKIKDVIRNYVL